ATTTCCTTTTCTATTAAAATATCCTCACAAAAATAGCTCgagctcataaaagaggtcaaacaaacaaactgaaactcaATAAACTGCCAACTTAACATGCTGACTGACTGAAACCATAACCGACCTAACAACGACACACAAGGGTATATATATAAACACTGGCTGATCAGAGCACATGAACAGTAGGGATCACTAGACAAATatttactaactaaaactaaaaccacaaatcagtacagtcagattgttaataaaccttaacaccctaacccataaacctaactatttaacttcaaacttaaattaattaacaaatgGCACAATAATAAACTAAAGGAAATCCTTCAGTCCCCTCTTCATGGAGCAATTGGTTTGGCCCCATCAGCTCCTCCATGTATTTAGCTGACAGAACCCCTTCAACACTgtttgcctgtcccatctcaggaagcaggaagtggagaaccttttttttatttatttattttatttttattttttattgcagAAAAGCATATTTACATTACAAATAAGGCGAACATGCCAATGTATTCAGATGAGAATTGAACAGTCAGTGAAAAGGGggaggacaaaaacaaacaaacaaaaaacacaaaaacaatgcaAGGGACCACTACACAGTTCCAGGAAGTCTACAAAAAAAGTCTATACATATCTTCATAGCTGTTATTATTGATACATTTAAGGGATCTTAGATACAATCTAAAATCATGTACAAATGCATTGAACACAGGGGGTGATTTcagtattttttgtttatgtatgAAGAATTTTGCCAGACAAAGAAGTAGATTGTAGCAGAGTTCTTGGTAGGAAGTGGAGAACCTGTTCACTGTTGTGTGGACATGGGTGTGGCCATCACATgtccattttttttcttctctctttccgcaggtctagaagcagtctcttgttcattattgtttatttttgtggaacccagaCACGGACAAAGCAGACACACCCCAATATAAAATATGAAAAATGCAAATGCGTTTTTTAAGAGTGCAGCAGCAACATGAAAACAGGTGCGTTGACCATGTCTGGCCCACGAATAATCAATGTGTATGTGAATACTTGTGTAATGCATGGCTAGAAAACTCCAGTCCTGCTCCAGCAGTTTTAGAGGTTTCCCtacttcaacacatctgattttattcagcaggtgattaacagctaCTACAGAGCCTGGtgggctgctgaacaggtgaatcgacTGTGCTGAAAGAAGGTAACAActtaaacatgctggttttccaggACCAGGGCTCGCTACCAGACATGTGTCATGTGCCCTACTCCTGATGTAACGTGTCTCAGAATCTGTACACCCATCCACACGGTGGCAGTATGCAGTTCCACGGAGTTTACGACCTTAAAAAATCCCAGAACAAGACGTAGAACACAATTTTGCAACAGTGTCGTAAATGTTTTTGATGGAATTCGGCGTTGTCGTCCTCTGAGCTCGTAGCTAGTCGCCCTTCAGTCCTCCTAGAAAACTCTCTGCTAAAACAAATATTACCCTGAAGCTAAACCATGGCGGGGACAATTGCTCGTAAAGCTATTGACCACCTCAGGAGCAAAGAGTTCAGAGACTATCTGATGAGGTTTGTGTTATTATCTATTAGCTTTCTATTCCTCAACACAACGCTAATGAAGCTAGTTGGGGCTTTTTAAGGAACGCTATCCTAAGTTTTCCGTCCTCGTTTCATCTGTATTTAAACTATAGGTAATAAATATTTTTGTTATTGTGTGACATCGTCCATAACACAGGTAAAGGTGGAGAGTTTTCAAGGACGATTGAGCTACCACCTTGTCCCATACCTGTCAGATCAAAGAACGTTTTGTATGAAACTCGGTTTTTAATTGTTTACTCTTCCCAATAAAGCGCAAATCAAATAAATCTATGTTAATGTATTTCAAGGGTGTAGTTTTTTATGGTAGTGTGATGGCAAAGTCTGTGTAGCTAAAATCCAGAGTAAAGTTTATGTTTGGACATTGGTGACGTAATGAGTGACACTTGTGTACTTTTAGCTCTGAACAATGTTCATGATCTTTGTGGTACTTAAACTTTACCAGCTTTGTACACGTTTTGTAAAAAAAACGGTTTACAAAAGAAAATGAAGTGCAGTATACACCCATatctttttatgtatttatttttaggtttttggtttatttttctgTATTTACTCAATGTGTCATTGGCTTGCTTGTTTATAATTTATCTCCGtttgtctttttcttttctaTGTGGCAACAAACCAAAATATACCAACAAACAGCACGGTAAGTTCCATTCATCGTCTAATGGGTTGTCTTTACATTTTGAATGTTTGTTTCTACACACATTCCTCCTTTCCCACTATCAGGGGCGGTCATACACTATACATTCAAAACATATTTTGTCACATCCTTCTGATTTTGTGAATCACAACATAAAAATGCACCATCAAGTTCTTAGTTCTGTTCTATAGTTTAATCAGGTCATAATAAATGTGACTTTTGCAGCACTTCTGGGGTCCAGTAGCAAACTGGGGTCTTCCAATAGCTGCCATCACAGACATGAAGAAGAGCCCTGAAATCATCAGTGGCAGGATGACCTTCGGTAAGGCATACAAACGCACGTGTAGGTCAGGGTTAACAAATTATTTACTGTCAAGATAGTTTACTAGATCAGCTTTTAGGTCAAGTTCTGAATTTCAAACTGAGTTTAAGTAGACTGAATAAAACATACTGACTACATGATCTAAATAACTTTGTCACTGACCTGTAATGTCTACTAAATGCTGTTCTTTTGTTGAAGGAAGTGAAATTTAAGCTGTGTTATATTACCGGTTAAAGCCTTAGGAATCCTAAATGAAGAGGGTGTGAGAAATACAAAGTACTCTAAAaagttgtgtttgtttgtttgttttcttttcccTCAGCTTTGTGCTGTTACTCGCTGCTTTTCATGAGGTTTGCTTACAAGGTTCAGCCACGTAACTGGCTTCTCTTTGCCTGCCATCTAACCAATGAGTCTGCACAACTAATCCAGGGAAGTCGTCTCATCAAATACAAGTGAGATTTTCTATTCTGTATATTTTTATCGTCTGAGTATTAATTTTTCCATGACTACTGAGCCGAAATAGTATTTTCCGTTTGTTTAATATCACAATGGTTGATCTGTGTAAATAGAAAAACTAAAAAAAGATTCACATGTTAAATATTTGCTAAAACAAGAGTGTTTATTGTGTAGAAATGGTCTCTCTTTTGCTGTTATTTCAGCATGGAGAAGAGCAAGACGGGATCTTAGTGGTGGAGTGACGTAGAGGCACTGCTGCAGAATGCTGCTTTAAAAACCAGCTGGACATCAGAACTCCTTCATCTAAACATCTCATCCAATCGTTTGCACTTATAGCCATTTCTTCTATCTTTGTGGTTTGTGACTGATCACTGCTGAGGAGGTTTAGTCATTTTAGGACACAGAACATAGAAAGCTGAAGCTTCTCTCCATAATAAAGCTGGATTGTAACACATTAGGTTTTTGCTGCATTGAGTGTGTCACTATAGTAGACCGTGAACTAAGGTAATTAAAGTAACCGATGCCTTGCACACAGACTCGTGGGTGCTGTAGTCTTTAACACCATGCCCCCATACTATATAGTTTTTTGTCAGTTAAGTCATTACAGGTCACAAAAACAGAATTTCTTTAAGCTTTTAACTTGTTTTGAAATTAGGATTCACTCTACGCTGATGCTTGTGCCATGTTATAGAATTACTGTCTACACATCATTTTTCATCCGTACATCAGTCATGATGTCTTCTGCTGTGTCTGAGAAgcaatacaataaaataataataataataatccgtCTATGATTAATGTTCCTGTTTGGAGTTTAATCAACATATGGTCATTGTATGATTCCTCTATAATATCCCTTGATTCATGTCTGGGTTCTCTGGGTTTGTTTAAATAAATTAAACTTAAAATTTGTTGTGTTTTCAgtgatttttgtttgttttatataaAGCTCCACAACTGCCATTATTGCCTGTTTTGTCTCATAATAAATACCAATGTTCATTGTTAGGAGCTAGGTTACATTTACAGTGTAGTATTAGTTAGGTTATGGCATTGAGCAACCCTACAGCAAATTTAGCTCAGTTTTAATTTAAAAGAGGAACTAAAGTTACAAATCAATTTCACATTTATGCACACCTTTAGTTGGTGCTGATAATTTTACAGATTTATTCGAGTTTAACTTCAAATAAGTATTAATGTTTTAATCTATAATTCTACAACAGTTAGTTCAGACAGAGGGATTTGATAGGTCAAGAGACTTTCCAAGAGTGCTGATGTTGGACTATAACAGCACTGggactgtttacaaacagtatcacTCCGCTGTGCACAGGCGTTCTAACCGTTAtgtagaaaatgtttgtgttgcctaGAAACAGCCTTGTCTGAGTCTCCGTTTCATGTTGGGACTATGTGTTGGCGGAGCCtgataaatgattaaataaatgaacaaaatcattatctgttgttgcttattgttgctataaaaataaaatgagtaGGTAGAACTGTTGCATAAAAGCAATATCACACTCGAGGTTGTgtgttgttgctgaatatcagcactggtgtgattatcTATGGCACTCGGCCTGCAGCCTCGTGCCTACAAccgaatcacaccagtgctgatattcagcaacagcACACTCCCTCTTGTGTGATATTGCTTAATTGACAATGCAGCAGTGGATAATTTCACTCTCAAACAACTGCATGCGTGGTATGAATCACATTTTAGGAGAATTAAACTTTGTAACAGCAAATCacctccaaatcaacttttttctgataaactacataaatgtgtgtctaatcatgcagCAGACAAgtgcagtcaatagttttgcacttaagtgcattttagttcaaattttaattttctgcctaaaactgtccgtgttgtgccgttgtcaggtaaaaactgcactgcaatTAAATTTAAATccaccattgctattggctaagaagtaccctagaacattagctggtaccatatgatgtcacaatggccTTGTTCAAGTTGAGCTgctcctcgcctggaaaacagacggaagcagcagtatTAGGGGgtgctgcatgtgtagctcgcgggtgactatggatgaagatatcgcgttagagttcacatttgtttaattttcaattttaattctggtgcctgttagcagctgaaacacatcctcacgtgcttctgGATATCATAtacatgaagacatgactgtaataataagtaaaggttatcagctgtaggtttagtgtgctcataggaaacgtgacaaaagaacacaaaacacatttctcagattcttactcaactcccacttcctgtttgaaaaatgcaacgaatgctgttgcctagcagaccctagagggtggagccgctaacaaatacatacacacacaggctcacaatgacattgtgacatcatatggtaccagctatcaaatcaaatcaaagatattttattaatcccagagagaaattagagtttcagtacacacaattcagagatcagacatacatgggagagacacatgacaagaattggtgactgtggtcattcacaaccccgacttgcgctaccttaatagagatcagagggctacatgaggattggttcaggtggagggggaaaaaggcacttcagagttaccctccaccaggaggacagctttgctctgcaaaaaaacacctcaaatagagatatgcaacagacttcagacaacacaacataagtgtccactaggtggggtggtgggttgggactatccccacttcagttcctgcagccacaataagcagcgcatgtcacctcaatgtggatgggggaggagcattgagggttggagggttgcagttagggctgcaacaaacgattatttggataatcgattaatcggatggggtctcgacacgattaatcgattaatcggattacatggggaaatttttaaaaactgctagggaaacgttatttctctccttccttcactttatttaacacaacattattagaaaacagttcaatagcagaaaaacaacatgccatcacctaaattgtcttataaggtgtatagacagagaccctaagctacatctatctgtgacctaaaatgcttggtccaagttaagggcaattctcatctgttttgtttgatctcatctgttgacatttattttaaatgtaattaaacataggctgtgaattaatcaaaattgatcactatttccaaaaatgactgaaaaaataccaaataaaacaaaagtaaatgaatgccatcctccttgcgatgatgccctgggcaactgccataaagtcacatcaagaaatgctgctgatcattccaatgatcccaaatagactcacattaggccacatgaaagcaactgaacccaaaaatatattaaccagtatataactgcactctcacacaacacgcctgcagcaacagttaggactcctccctccctttgaaaagcgtttttgcttctgaggacattgtggctgtaaaaccacatgctagtagtctggccccggtgtgatcaaccagtttctgcgggaatgtgacggcggaaccagggccagattaacactttgttgtaccctgggcaacaatattcaagggctccatcatcacgacccgaggatcaccataatgtggtcacatacagaatattttactgtaatatgcagtaaatatactcaatacttgaatgcctgacaacacgtaacccgcccagagtaacctttgacccacctcgtgtggactgaccaatgaggagagggtcttaacttgaggccctctcttcattggtcagtctgcatgagactgactctcaactgacgttcagtcgtaggcagcgaagcgtctctgtgcagtgcaaaagcccgggtggacagtttgtttaatgtagggtgatcatatttccatttccaaacaagaggacaggggatctgtgcctatgacgtcacactatggcaacgccacacaaaccatgttgggacccattttttataagaactaaattaatatcagattctgccaattaaagggctctaaaacaattcatatgtaaatattttgcatatttaatgcaaaatctaatttttatgctttagtgctgcaacaaggttttattaataataaatttttataccttttgttttactacagcatcggtaagcttcctgtgcacagattattaaggatgcttgtttcagctgtgagattagacgataggatcaatgaaaaaataagttgtcacaaactccatggaaactttcagagaatccacaaatagtggctttcaaatggttttgttactttttgcaagtttagaaaagaagcagatgagacagcatgtctgataatttagtttttcatctgataatattagaacatgtcagtaatgtctgaggggcttttataaacactgtataactaacactactggagagggcatgaattacacagaggcttctggggagcccagttattgggggggggggggggcattttgccttggcccccaaaatgtcttgaaacggccctgggtgtgtgactgagttttgaaggtgatctgaattgtatcagatgtataaatatgacatgtgtataacttattgttttataggtaaaaacgtgtagtggtgataaatctacctacatttgacttttcaacactttgttttgttttcttgtttttattgaactattttcctgtcctgtctgtctctcatcttcctgcatctcctcttaattctccagaaaatctgttgcctggattcttaccttttcacctcatcagttacttttgagcaggtcaaagggatctcctgaccgaaaagcgcagagcgcgttttcgatgctgcgtgaggtgacatcaccacagcacaggtgatgagctccgcagtagcagagggcttcaggcacaaataagacagaaaatagagaacatgtgcggacatgaacgatcgtgtgctaattatagttttttggttgcgccactttgagaatggaccgtgcgctggaagcagctgcctggatcgctgtgcaacaatgcggaaccggttcgcagcagcgcaagtctgccggctctccctcgcgctgatctgcggctctccctcgcgctgatctgccggctctccctcgcgctgatctgcggctctccctcgcgctgatctgcggctctccctcgcgctgatctgacttgctctggtctgcgcgcaacggcgggcgggaagggggggcgcttttggaagagttgtgcgacacaacgaatcgatgacgcaattcgttgccaacgcttttagtaatcgattttcatcgaatttatcgattcgttgttgcagccctagttgcagtgaccctggaacatttcagcggccttcccgcagtcccgcccaggctgggaaaggagacagagttgagctgccatagcgacggcacattccatatatcttctgaggggggagttttcgttggagccttgcaggctcaagggctccagattccgattagaaattgttttggggctagACAGAGATaacttcctctctgtcttacagtttgttggtcctcaaactctcaaaatcccaataatggacattaatctatcccaatccgtgctgattcgttcactctctccttgatggcacccttttgtgccaatgaaggaatctcggccaaagttccaagcttacgattcatctcgacaattatttgagtctgtgaattcacagcgcggtgcaaaccatctctgagctccgggatcaggccaataatcctcgacagctcgttaattttccggtaagccaggtagcctccaagatcaatgagcaggaaacctgacaccaacaccacgaatacccacacgtcttcagagtcctccacagacagctgagataaacaaatcaagttccactgtttccaggagtccatgatgtgtccaactgggtctgtcccagcggggcatccaggagccccttctcctgttctcatcgttgaaaaaactttatcaatcacgttgagagaccaactgacgagatccatttaagtgaatttcagtttccagaaaaatgcagaagcagccatgcacccagcacacacagacagacagagggccttgaggataacatatggaggagaggaggaaaaaaagcgtctgcaccctccaagagccggaagaagaatgtTCTAGAATGTCCTAACGTTTTAgggcacctcttagccaat
This genomic window from Nothobranchius furzeri strain GRZ-AD chromosome 9, NfurGRZ-RIMD1, whole genome shotgun sequence contains:
- the mpc1 gene encoding mitochondrial pyruvate carrier 1, producing MAGTIARKAIDHLRSKEFRDYLMRFHFWGPVANWGLPIAAITDMKKSPEIISGRMTFALCCYSLLFMRFAYKVQPRNWLLFACHLTNESAQLIQGSRLIKYNMEKSKTGS